Genomic window (Lycium barbarum isolate Lr01 chromosome 2, ASM1917538v2, whole genome shotgun sequence):
GGAGTATTAATTAAGAAGAATAGTTAAAACACCAATCAGTGTAATACCGATGAAGCATATATATATTACTAATGCAAACTTTTTGATCTCTAAATGTCTAACACTACTTTTATCTTTATGTTGGGTTTGTTGACCGTCTATCTTTAATAATTGAGTCCAAGTTTTGCTGGCAATACGCTAGGCCTTTTACAAAGCAAAAAATGCTATTGGATCTTATAGATTTTAAACTTTAACATAAAATGAGGTATCCGACTGGTTTTCAAGATTTGCTGCGACTTTCTTTATGCCTACTATCAACATGTGTATTTGGAAATTTAACatcatatatgtttttttttgccTTATTTAACAGTTACTTACGACTCTAAtccttattatattttccttttacatgtacacattggagcaaatggagtcttaattcgggactcACCCAAAACGGAGTTTCAAATTGAGACTCGACATTAATACATTACCCGTGCATGGAGTCGACACGTTCCTTATTCCTTAATTTCATCCCACAGCAAGAAAACAATGAAATTCGCTTGAGGCTCGCCCATGgcgattccctttttttttttttttttttaaattttcaactCTTTACTCCGTTTATTATTTTGTTTGAATGTGTGTTTTGAATGATTTCATTTGGTGCGTGTTTGATATTCTTGGTATATGATATAATGGGTTTAGGATTAGCATGCGTCTAACTTGTAGATTTAGGATTAAACCAATCACGCTTGCTAAGAATTGAGTCTGATTTCAAAAGCATTCACATACCTCAAATCAGAGTCCTAGCATTATTTTATAAACCCTTTTTTAGTTTTATGGTTTATTCTGTTTAAAGGCCATAAATGACCATTTCTAATAGTGATGAATCTTTTTCCAAGCTTAATGCATATCTTTATTTTTCCAAACAAGGCTCAATTTTCATAAAAGCGGTAGTTATATTTTTAGATAACTTTTCACATAATAATAGGAAATTAATATATTTATTGTCTTCTTGATATTATTTGTTACTTAACAAGCTAAGCAGTTAAAAGATGAGTTAATAATCGATCATTGAATTCCTATTAAGGTATTGATTAATCCAGCACATTTTTTTAATATGGCTAAagtcttctattttatttttattttttataaactaCTATCTTATCTAATTTAAATAGTAGCCTTATATTTTCCATTTTGAAATCCTGATAatacttacaaagctattttcttttctacaatattatatttatacttagcctaattaattgtaagtccgatcggttaaccattgttaatggatcctaaagggtgcctaataccctCCCTTtaagttagttgaacccttacctagattttggtttcgtagactttaaaacagagttaactttagataatAACTTTAacgaactttaggtgtcctaattcaccataaataattaggtggcgactccttaactttaattaaccctggaattaccgggatgttataaactattttgactccggttaaaatggggtatgacaatgcTCAAACAAGAAGGATACTTTCGAAATGCAGTCGATGATAACCCTCACCAAcatataacaaactttctggatgtgtgctctcagcatatccaaTGGGGGTGTGGCTCAAGAAGCAGTCcggctgaaactcttcaaatattcgttagccggagaagcgagaaaatggttcacaaagctgtCCCGAAACTCTATcgctacatgggaagagatggtcagagtgtttctcaggaagtggtatcccccgagtaaaagagttgaaattcgtgatcagatttaagaattcaaacaacgtaatggggaataactttttgaagcttgggagaggtacaaagaatatttggataggagtccaaaccatggttTTCCAGAACAGATTCTTAAAGAGAAGTTTTACAGAGGtttggatcctatgacccaagcaaTCGCCAATAATGTTGCCAGCGGATGTTTCATGAATAAGTTCTATGctactattactgatatacttaaTCAATTGACTATACACAGCCAAGCTTGGCattcaagtaattctgatggGCTATCACTTGGAACACCGTTGATTCAAAACATTGTGAAAGATAGCCAGGAAACGCAGCAGACATTGGCACAATTGGCTAGTAGTCTCTCTTTActgacaaagaggcttgatgagagAAAAGCAAAGAAAGTGAACGTTTGTCAGgatatctcaggcatgccgcCTAGAATGTACCAAGTCCCagagggtccatatcaagaggggCCCCCTCCGCCAATTGAGAATGTTCAGTATGCAGATTACATAGCGAAGGGGGATATTCCTGGGCCAATTCAGAGATACTGGAGACCCCAACAAGGGCAGGGGTCATATAatcaagggaactacaacaacaaccaagggaactacaataacaactatggtggaccgaaccaagggagatacaacaacaacGGTAATTTTGGGAACCGAAGTTCCAACCTTACACCCCACCAAAAGGGCaatctaatgatcaaggtagttcgaggttgtAGTCAATGCTTGAGAAAGTGTTGGTAAGTCAGACAAATACTGAAAAGACACTGTCTGAGCTATCAGAGACGATGGTCTCTCATTCAGCAGCTATTCAGAATCTGGAACAGCAGATGCGTGATCTGTCTAGAGAATAACATCCTGCTAGAAAAGGAGGACTccctagtgatactattccaaacccgaagaatggtGGGGGCGTGGAACGTACTTTTGATATTATCACagggagtggtaaaatacttcaaggtgctgacaagaaGGTGGTTGATCTAAATCCGATTATTGAAGAAGAAGAGGTGCACTCTGATGTGCctattattgatgaggaagtcCGCGGTGAAGAAAAAGTTGCTGATCTTCCAGAAGTTGCTGCTGATACAGGGAAACACACgataaaaggggctcttcgccctttgactcaaatgtacaaagcaaagcctccctttcctcaaaggttggcaaagaagaatgatgatgctaagtgtcagaaTTTCTATGTTCAATTGAAGCAGTTAacagtgaattttccattcttagataTTGTTAAAGAGATGCCCGAATTTTCTAAGTTTGTAAAAGACCTGCTTACGAAGAAAAGGtctgttcaacatgagacagtgaatttaactcatcgggtgagttcaattattgcttccaccacaattcagaagaagggagatccatgGGCGTTTACCATTCCGTACAATATTGGGATTCATGCATTCGcccgtgctctgtgtgataatggggtgagtatcaacttgatgccccttgctattttcaaacaatctggattggggactcctagaccgacttctatgcGATTACAGATGGCAGACAGATCTATCAAGAAGCCAGTTGTGGTTATCGATGATGTGTTGGtacaagtgggtaagttcatgttgcctgCTGATTTCGTGATTCTGGATTGTGCGGAGGATAGCGATATTCCCATTATCTTGGGAAGACCGTTCCTTGCTATGGGAAGAGCGCTTATGGACTCTGAAAATAATGAAATTAAGTtccgagtgaatgatgaagaagtaacTTTCCAAGaaagcaaggggatgaagttgccaagcgcttatgagagtatctcggttattgattcatttgatgggattgatgatgctgtcgaacataaaatggaagaagaaagtctggGAGAAGCTCTCACTGAAGTTCTGATAAATTTTGATGCTTgtgatatggagggctacgtGGAAACTATAAACGCACTTGAGGGTCTAGGTTCCtacacttaccacccaagaaagcttgatcttgaccttgcaaatagaactactccaccagctaagacttctattgttgagccaccAAAGATTGAGCTTAAGCAGTTCCCAACACACTTAAGGTATGAGTTTcttggtccgaacaagacattgTCAGTAATTATTTCAGCATTATTGACTGAGGAACAAATTGAGCATTTAGTGGAGATTTTACGCGAGTACATACGTGTTAttagttggaccatagcagacattcggggtattccttctggtatttgtgcacataaaattcagctagaggaggacagcaagccgagtgttgagcatcagcggagattgaaccagaacatgcaagaggtcgtgaaagaggagatcataaagtggttagacgCTGGGGTAGTTTATCCGATTGCAGTCAGCAAGTGGGTAAGTCCTGTTCAATGTGTAACAAAGAAaggaggtatcactgtggtgcctaatgcgaagaatgagctgattcccgctcgtacagttactggatggcgtgtttgcatggattatagGAAGCTTAATACTGCCACTTTtaaagaccattttcccatgcctttcattgatcagatgctggataggctggctgggaggtcttactattgcttcctagatggatactcgggctataattagatcaacattgccttagaagatcaagagaagacaatgtttacttgtccctatgggacgtttgcgttcagtcaaatgccctttgggttgtgcAATACACCAGctacttttcagaggtgcatgaagtcgatcttttctgacatggtagagtatttcttggaggtatttatggatgatttctctgttgttggtgattcatttgatgattgtcttgaccatctgggtcaagtgctttaaagatgtgaggagacaaatctcgtgctaaattgggagaagtgccactttatggtgaaggaagggatcttcctcggtcacaaaatttctgaaaagggaattgaggtcgatcaatcgaagatagatgtgattgcgaAACTTCCTCCAcgtatctcagtcaaaggtgttcgAAGTTTATTAGGACATGCTGGGTTTTTATAGAcgcttcatcaaggatttctacaggattgctaacccgatgtgcaaacttcttgaaaaagaggctaaatttgtgtttgatgacaagtgaCGAAAGGCGTTTGATGAACTAAAGGAGTGCCTTACTACTGCTCCTGTGATTGTTACTCTGGATTGGTCCTTgccctttgagttgatgtgtgattcTAGTAGTTTCGCGATAGGTGCGGTACTTGGCCAGTAGGACACTTGATGCGgcgcagatgaactacacggtgactgagcaagagctgctttCGATAatatatgcttttgagaagtttcgctcctatttgctggggtccaaggttgtggtgtacactgaccatgctgtGTTGCGGTAtttgatggcaaagaaggaagttaagccgcgactgattcgttgggtccttttattacaagagtttgattttgaggtaaaAGATCGAAAGGGGTTCGAAAATCAAGTTGCAGatcatctctctaggcttgaggaaaCTGGGGTGCCAGCAGATGAACTTGATATTGAAGATGCGTTTCCGGATGAGCAAGTTTTGGCGGTGTCTATACAGGTGGCACCTTGGtttgccgattttgctaactactTGGTGACTGGTAACATTCCCGAAGAGATAAAATCGTatcagaaaaagaagtttttgcgggatgttcgttagtactattgggatgaacctTATTTATTCAGAACTAGCGCCGATAATATTATTCGGCGTTGTGTCCCAGAGAGTGAGATATTAGAGATTTTGAAGGCCTGCCACGACTCTCTagttgggggacatcatagtggtacgaggaTTGCTGCcaaggttctcgaatgtggtcattattggcctactctctttcatgatggTAACCTGATGGTGCGttcttgtgatcagtgccaaaGGCAGGGGAATATTGGAAGGAGgtaagagatgcctatgaactttgtaatggagGTTGAAGTGTTCAatgtttggggaattgattttattggttcctttgtaagctcttgtggaatgaaatacatcttCGCGGTTGTTGATTATGTCTCTAAATGGGTAGAagtggtggctttacctaataacgaagccaagagtgtcatgagattcttgaaaaagaacatatttactcgttttggtaccccaagggcgataatcagtgatggtggttctcacttttgcaataaagcctttgcgggattgatggagaagtatggagtcaagcatagggtggcaaccccgtatcatcctcagacaaacgggcaagttgaagtctctaatcgggagataaagagtaatTTAGCAAAAACGGTGAATGCgaacagaactgattgggcccgcaagctcgataatgctctatgggcttaccggactgcGTTCAAAACTCTGATTGGGACTTcgcctttcaagctagtttttggtaaAACATGCCACttgccagttgaacttgaacataaggccatgtggcccttgaagaaattgaacatgaattgggaagaagcgaccaaactcaggttgtttcaacttaacgagatggatgagttccgctatcaggcatatgaaagtgcagcgctatataaagaaaggatgaagcagtatcatgacaagaaaatcctgaagcaGGAATTATACAAGGGTGACCCCGTCTTACtgtttaattctagattgaagctGCTTCCGGGCAAATTGAAATCACGGTGGTCAAGGGccctttgaagtggtaagtgtctcaccccatggagctattgaattgaagtccgaagaCGGAACTCgaacatttaaggtgaacgggcagagggtgaagcactaccatggtatGATTGCGGGAGATAGAATTGTGGACTGATATCGGTTGAAGCACGTTGGGACGATTGCTGACTCGGCGAGTCCCGACCAAGAGTAAATTGTTAACACCGCCGTgttgcgacgttaaatcaagcgcttcttgggaggcaacccaagtttaaaattctataattttgtttttgtaggttttagttattttttatttttttacaggTGTCGAGAGCGCAGGAACTGAAACTCGGAAGACCAGCAAAGTGATACCAGAGCACAaagacgggccgtcgacatgttgacggacCGTCAATGTACAATGACGGTATGCAGAGCTGAACTTCTGAGGATTAACAACTGCTCATCTGCAGGTAAGTAAATCGACGAGcatgtcgatggaccgtcgacacgttcGACGACGCCGTCGAAGTGGTCATCAACAGGTCagctcttttctttatttttttgtcGTATCTACGCTTCGACGAGTCGTCGACATGTCGGAGACTATTCCAAAAacttagaaaaataaataaatgaaggcAACCAGTCGCAAATTTAAATCAAAGTAACGGGCAGAGGTTTAATATTTTCCCACTATCCGTATATCTCTCTCGCTCAACCCCCTCATCTCCCCATAACTCATCCATAAATCATCACCCACTACAAACTCCTACCCTAAAAGTTTACCCCCACTAATTTTCGAGATTCTCTGCCCAAGTGCGAAAATCTGCTGTCTtgcttctctatttttttttggattttagtCAAGTATTCTTCTACTTCTTCACATAATCAGGTATGTCGCATAAATTTCGGCCCTTTCTTGGTTTTATGTAGGAATTTTGTTCGAAAATTTCTAACACAATGCCTAGGGTTGCTAAATTAATTGAACAATTGGATTATAGGACCTAGGCTGTATTAGATGGCAATGAAATAAGTTGCGTGTGCTTTTAACTGGGATACATGGGTGATATCTGTGATGTGAATGCTGAGGGTAGAAATTATGACTTAGGGATTGTACTTGTTGAATGAAATTCATGCttaaatttgtaaaaaaaaacatgaaattatTGGTTGGGGGAGGGGAATTTGGTATGATTGATATTACATGGACTTATGGGGACGATAATATCGTGCCCCCATTGAGTCGGCGGGCATTTTAAGAAACTTGTTGATTCATTATGCCCGCCAATGGTTCGAAAAAAAGGAATCTGTTGAAACATGAAGCTTGaggagtgaagtctgagtaactccaaTGGGTTTGAGGGTATTTCGATCAAAAATCTCGGTTTGAATATCGTTATACCCACCAAACAAAACCCGGACAATTGCCTAAAGTCAAAAAGGTTGAAAAtgagggtgaagtctgagtaacccgaagcCCCAAAACCCCAAATGTGCAAAATAGTTGAAAATTGGTTCTCCGATTGATTGAAATGGAAAGCGCAAAGCCGAAACAAGTTTTGATTTTTGTTTACTGTTGTTTGCTGATGCAGGGCCGTAAACATGTTGACGGCACCGTCGACAGGTCGACAGACTGTCTTTTCACAAAGATGGTCCCGTCAAGATGATTGACGGTCCATCGACAGGTTTGACGATCCGTCGAAGAGCATCGACGGTCTGCAGACAGAGAGTATTAGAGAACTGAaactgagatttttttttttaaactaactgTGTTAATTTCACTTGTATGGATTGACTAGATTGTGGTTTTTGATGATTACAGGTATGGCGCCACCCAAGTTAACAACCACTCGAGGGGGTGGCTCGAGGCAAACTCAAAGATCAACGAGTCGAAGAAGGCCCAGTGGCGAACCCACACTTAGAGACGAAAGATCGGATGATGAGCCTGAGGTTATGCCCGTGAAGAAGAATAGGGTTGCGCCTCCCCCATGGAACAGGCAGGTCACAGTACCGGCACCTACACATCCTAATTTCTCCTAGTCTTACGAGGAGGAATCATCTACATCTGGGTCCAGTGATGGATCCGAGGAGGAGGGGTCAGAGACTGTATCTGCAGATGCCTCACCTGCTGCACGAGCACAGTCTACTAAGGATGCTGCTCAGTCCTCTCAAGCACCTTCTAGATCCCAGATCCGTCAGAGCTCATATGATACTGATGCTGATATTGAGGCGGCTTGGGCTCGGGAACTTAGAAGCAAGAGGCTTGAGGATCGCTTCACTGTTGAGGGTGCCAAGTAGCTGTATGAGTATGGCATTGAATTGAAAGGTGATGACACTCAGCATGAGAAACGAACCATAAATGAAGAGAGGCGGATCAGTTTTGAGGGGCTCGAGATCTTACCCAGAGCCAGAAAGCTTATTCGTCACTATCAGTTAGAGTTCATACAGGAGCATCCTGGGGACTATTGCCCTATTTTCATTCGTGAGATATATGCCGCATATGGGGCCTTGATCTCAAAAGTCAAAAAGAGGCATCAGAAGTTGAAGGAGATACCGCCACGGAGCGAGGTTGAGATCAGAGGGGTGAGTTTTGATATATCTGCCTAGGCTATCAATAGAGTATATTTCAGTAATAACTACACCGCCCCGAGGCAGACAATTGAGCTAGAAGACAAATTGCTAAGACGCAAGGAGCAGTCCGTCCGGGACTGGGTAGCTATAGTGTTGGGTCGCCCGACCAAGAGAGCCGAGTAGACTAATTTGAAGAATCGGATAAAAAAGAGTTGGTTGACTCTAGAATCCAAATTTTGGTGGAGCGTAGTGCAGTTGCGGCTTCTCCCCACTCAAGCTGATAATGCTCTTACGGTTGACCGGCAGGTTGTTGTAGCCACATTGATGTCTAGATACCCGATTGATTTCGGGGCATTGGCTAGTACAGAGATACAGTTGAGGGCTTCCCAGCCCAACACTTCCATGATATTTCCATGCCTGATTACAGAGCTTGTTCAGAGGTCACAAGTGCGGTTTATAGATGATATCGACCACCGGATTACAGCTTCGTCGGTCTATTCGGTAGAAAAGAGCAAGAAGGAGGCCGTTGATGAGAGCCAAGGGGAAGCGGATGGGGTACCCCTACCGCAGAAGCTAATTCATCCCGGGGTCGCAGGTGACTCTAAACAGGAGTTACCCACCACTGCTGCCCCTATTACCGAGACTATATGGGCTACAGATTCTGAGATCCCAGCTACTGATATTGGAGATGATTCCATTGAGAATCAGACTGATAAATCTGAGCCACAGACTTCGGCTCCACCGCCTCCGAGTTCAGTCCCACAGCCAGCTGGCCTAGCTGGACAGCTCCAGGGTACAACCAGAGTTGATCCATTTGCCTTCTCAATTGACAACTTTAGGAAATTTACAAAACAGACGGCTACAGTGGACCAGCAATCAAAGATCATAGTGGCCCAACTCGATGATTATGTGAGATGGAGAGTGGACGAGGCATTAGATCCAGTGAGGACGACACTGTCCGCTCGGTTGGATGGATTTGAGATGAGATTGACTACATTGGAGATGGCTCGCCCGACTACTTCCACAGATGCTTTGAGGGCAGAGTTAAAGCAGCTTAAGGCTGATGTTACATTATTGAAGGCCCGTGATCTAAGCCTAGTAGCAGCAGCACCGTCTGTTACGGAGGATATTGAGGAGGAGCTTCCAGTGGTACAATTATTTGCACCTACTGTAGCGGGTGGTCGTGGAAAGAGAAAGAGAGCGTCCCGTGATGAGGAGGATGTGCGAGAGAGCACTCGCCCTAGGGGCCCGAGTATAGAAGAGCAGCAGGTAGCAGAGGCCATTTAGAGATTGTTCGTGGAGAATGTCCAGTTTGGGACTAGGGGAGCCACCTCGAGCAGTGCTCCCAGTGGTGAGACATTGCCACCACCCTTTCCTACTCCAGTGCCAGTGCCCACGGGCACCACTACTGATGTTGCTGCTGACGCTGCTACAGAGACTTCCGTTGGTGCGGTTGCACCACCTGATGCCTCGCAGACCGAGGAGTCGCGAGATGAGCAGCGCGCCTAGTGCACCACAAGTATTCCTACTCCCTGGTTTTACTTTTATTGCATTAGGGACATTGCAGACTTTttcagttgggggtgggagtatt
Coding sequences:
- the LOC132626971 gene encoding uncharacterized protein LOC132626971, translating into MYKAKPPFPQRLAKKNDDAKCQNFYVQLKQLTVNFPFLDIVKEMPEFSKFVKDLLTKKRSVQHETVNLTHRVSSIIASTTIQKKGDPWAFTIPYNIGIHAFARALCDNGVSINLMPLAIFKQSGLGTPRPTSMRLQMADRSIKKPVVVIDDVLVQVGKFMLPADFVILDCAEDSDIPIILGRPFLAMGRALMDSENNEIKFRVNDEEVTFQESKGMKLPSAYESISVIDSFDGIDDAVEHKMEEESLGEALTEVLINFDACDMEGYVETINALEGLGSYTYHPRKLDLDLANRTTPPAKTSIVEPPKIELKQFPTHLRYEFLGPNKTLSVIISALLTEEQIEHLVEILREYIRVISWTIADIRGIPSGICAHKIQLEEDSKPSVEHQRRLNQNMQEVVKEEIIKWLDAGVVYPIAVSKWVSPVQCVTKKGGITVVPNAKNELIPARTVTGWRVCMDYRKLNTATFKDHFPMPFIDQMLDRLAGRSYYCFLDGYSGYN